The following coding sequences are from one Gossypium raimondii isolate GPD5lz chromosome 4, ASM2569854v1, whole genome shotgun sequence window:
- the LOC105781044 gene encoding BTB/POZ domain-containing protein At3g22104 produces MEDPIPLLIPRYMPTSMLEDKPRVWLGTGSCNLLQKTKDSIDELSFWARSDLLVALKHYQDSPRTATSSGVLEKCLDSLVGRLAMASEVTPCASTSSPDSSGLRISFNTRSTQSSNKGLFRATWWFEDLSALSPNLIEMLVKSMVSRGHNHVIVSGFLFYYQKSKFYTASSEEKREVLEIVIDMLYTLDPSSISCKSLFGVLRPVLRSNISKSCRNKLESMIGSQLDQATIDNLLIPSYGRSYLYDVNLVLRFLKAFLREGGSESSPIRMKKVASLIDLYITEVAPDRCLKSSKFSALVMVLPDSARDSWDELYHAMDIYLEVHTGLSEEEKMKICGGLNYKKLSSEACMHLSQNTKFPSTSAVQALISQQWKLKNLLEGMHNAKHYTDFTAKEDRGREQVVVYNEKLRAQLKGMQWRVMELEKVCKKMQNQMAKIMKAKVLTHSDARPLPRLCS; encoded by the exons ATGGAGGATCCTATTCCATTGCTGATACCCCGCTACATGCCGACAAGCATGCTTGAGGACAAACCAAGAGTCTGGTTAG GGACAGGGAGCTGTAATCTATTACAAAAAACCAAGGACTCCATTGATGAGCTCAGTTTTTGGGCACGGTCTGATCTTTTGGTTGCTTTGAAGCATTACCAAGATTCACCGCGGACTGCTACCTCTTCTGGTGTACTTGAGAAATGCTTGGATTCACTTGTTGGTAGGCTTGCCATGGCTAGTGAAGTAACCCCTTGTGCATCTACTTCTTCTCCAGATAGCTCAGGGCTTCGGATTTCGTTCAATACTAGGAGTACCCAGAGCTCGAACAAAGGCCTCTTTCGAGCAACTTGGTGGTTCGAAGACCTTTCGGCATTGAGTCCCAATTTGATTGAAATGCTGGTGAAATCTATGGTGTCTCGGGGGCACAATCATGTCATCGTCAGTGGTTTCCTCTTCTATTACCAGAAGTCGAAGTTTTATACGGCCTCATCGGAAGAGAAACGTGAAGTTCTAGAAATTGTGATCGATATGCTTTACACTCTTGATCCGAGTTCTATTTCGTGCAAGAGTTTGTTTGGCGTTCTTCGTCCGGTGCTGCGTTCCAACATAAGCAAAAGTTGCAGGAACAAGTTGGAGAGTATGATAGGTTCTCAACTAGATCAAGCAACAATAGACAATCTCCTAATTCCATCATATGGGAGAAGTTATCTGTATGATGTAAACCTTGTTCTTAGGTTCCTCAAGGCATTTTTACGTGAAGGAGGCTCGGAATCATCTCCGATACGAATGAAAAAGGTAGCTAGCTTGATAGATCTGTATATAACAGAAGTAGCTCCGGATCGTTGCCTAAAATCATCCAAGTTTTCAGCTTTGGTAATGGTGCTGCCGGATTCTGCCAGGGACTCATGGGATGAATTGTACCATGCCATGGACATTTATTTGGAG GTTCATACAGGGTTgtctgaagaagaaaaaatgaagatcTGTGGTGGATTGAACTATAAGAAGCTCTCTAGCGAGGCCTGCATGCACCTTtctcaaaacacaaaattcccATCAACAAGCGCAGTGCAAGCTCTTATTTCACAGCAATGGAAGCTTAAGAACTTGCTTGAGGGCATGCACAATGCCAAGCATTATACGGATTTCACCGCAAAGGAAGATAGGGGCAGGGAACAAGTTGTAGTTTACAATGAAAAGCTCAGAGCACAATTAAAAGGGATGCAATGGAGGGTGATGGAATTGGAGAAAGTGTGTAAGAAAATGCAGAACCAAATGGCCAAAATCATGAAAGCCAAAGTATTAACCCATAGTGATGCAAGACCCCTGCCCAGACTCTGTTCATGA